A DNA window from Maribellus comscasis contains the following coding sequences:
- a CDS encoding YdeI/OmpD-associated family protein, giving the protein MASSSNAKKLKTLYVSTRKDWRRWLENNFDKEKSIWLIYPHKDSGKPRIVYNDAVEEALCFGWIDSTIKTYDKNSSMQRFTPRNPKSSFSQQNKERIKWLLENNMLHPLVTETARKIQQEEFIFPDDILERLKSDKTVWENYSRYSDAYKRIRIAYIDIARIRPEEFEKRLNNFIKKTKENKQIGFGGIEKYF; this is encoded by the coding sequence ATGGCATCATCATCAAACGCAAAAAAACTAAAAACACTCTATGTTTCAACCCGAAAAGACTGGAGGAGGTGGCTGGAAAATAATTTCGACAAAGAGAAATCCATATGGTTGATATATCCGCATAAAGATTCCGGAAAGCCAAGAATCGTATATAACGACGCCGTTGAGGAAGCACTTTGTTTCGGCTGGATTGACAGCACCATAAAAACGTATGACAAAAACAGCAGCATGCAGCGGTTCACTCCCCGAAATCCCAAAAGCAGTTTTTCGCAACAAAATAAGGAGAGAATAAAGTGGCTGCTGGAAAACAATATGTTACATCCTTTGGTAACGGAAACCGCCAGAAAAATTCAGCAGGAAGAATTTATTTTTCCCGATGATATTTTAGAGCGCTTAAAATCCGACAAGACCGTATGGGAAAACTACAGCAGGTATTCTGATGCATACAAAAGAATTCGGATTGCCTATATTGATATCGCGCGAATACGCCCGGAAGAATTTGAAAAAAGGCTCAATAATTTTATCAAAAAAACAAAGGAGAACAAACAAATCGGGTTTGGTGGAATTGAAAAATATTTCTGA
- a CDS encoding dipeptidase: MSNSSENKILCFDAHLDISMNAMEWNRDQRWTVQQIRESEKGMTDKPDRGRNTVSFPALRKGKIGLVVATQISRVVKPGSPIPGWYSQEQAWAQTQGQLEWYRTMEEAGEMKQITDAKSLEESLKLWENPNEKTPVCYVLSLEGADSIISMEHLVRAYNYGLRAIGPAHYGPGIYANGTDSSGRLNKKGMELLQTMEKLNMILDATHLNDDAFWHALEIYNGPVWASHNNCRKFVEHNRQFSDEMILELIRHKAVIGIALDAWMMVPNWIRGESTPKARNVTLEIMADNIDHICQLAGDSLHAGVGSDLDGAYGTEQCPWDLDTIADIQKLPGLLKNRGYKSVDIENIMHGNFIRFLKEYFGGKQLLV; this comes from the coding sequence ATGAGCAATTCAAGCGAAAATAAAATACTATGTTTTGATGCACACCTGGATATTTCGATGAACGCGATGGAATGGAACCGCGATCAGCGCTGGACGGTGCAGCAAATCCGTGAAAGCGAAAAAGGAATGACAGACAAACCCGATCGCGGAAGAAATACAGTTTCGTTTCCAGCTTTGCGGAAAGGGAAAATTGGTCTGGTAGTTGCCACACAAATCAGCCGGGTGGTAAAACCCGGAAGTCCGATACCCGGATGGTATTCACAGGAACAGGCCTGGGCGCAGACACAAGGACAGTTAGAGTGGTACCGCACCATGGAAGAAGCCGGGGAAATGAAACAAATCACCGATGCAAAATCGCTGGAAGAGAGTTTGAAACTCTGGGAAAACCCAAATGAGAAAACACCCGTTTGTTACGTTCTGAGTCTGGAAGGAGCGGATTCAATTATTTCAATGGAGCACCTGGTTCGGGCATACAATTATGGATTGCGCGCCATTGGCCCGGCGCATTACGGCCCGGGCATTTATGCCAACGGAACAGATTCTTCCGGGCGCTTAAATAAAAAAGGAATGGAACTACTCCAAACCATGGAAAAATTAAATATGATCCTGGATGCCACTCACCTGAATGATGACGCATTTTGGCATGCTTTGGAAATATACAACGGGCCGGTTTGGGCGAGCCACAATAATTGCCGGAAATTTGTTGAGCATAACCGCCAGTTTTCTGATGAAATGATTCTGGAATTGATCCGGCACAAAGCAGTAATCGGCATTGCGCTGGATGCCTGGATGATGGTTCCCAACTGGATTCGCGGGGAATCGACACCCAAAGCACGAAATGTAACCCTGGAAATTATGGCCGACAACATTGACCACATTTGCCAGCTGGCAGGCGACTCGTTGCATGCGGGCGTAGGCAGCGATTTGGACGGCGCTTATGGAACTGAGCAGTGCCCCTGGGATTTGGATACTATTGCCGACATTCAAAAACTGCCTGGCCTTTTAAAAAACAGGGGATACAAATCTGTCGACATCGAAAATATAATGCACGGGAATTTTATACGATTTCTGAAAGAATATTTTGGAGGAAAGCAGCTACTTGTATAA
- a CDS encoding D-TA family PLP-dependent enzyme codes for MWYKIKNEADVFTPSVLIYPDRIDENIRRMIKIAGDVSRLRPHVKTHKMAEVVQLQVQQKITKFKCATLTEMEMTAANGGTDILLAYPLLGPDIKKYFSIVTKFPQVKFSVLVDHKQTAADLTEEAKKQQQKVNVFIDIDNGMHRTGIEPEPAFQLAQTISKKPWLELTGLHIYDGHIHVSDLKTRETKCENDFKSVDELIQKLKNTGIEMGELACGGTFTFPIHAKYKNRTLCPGTPILWDAGYKKNIPDLDFLNAAVLAGRVISKPYGKVCFDLGHKAMASEMPHPRLEFMDLLVNGVENQSEEHLVLSTPNTEKLNPGDFIYAIPIHICPTIALHEQVYVVENRKAVKTWDVIARKRTFNF; via the coding sequence ATGTGGTACAAAATAAAAAACGAAGCTGACGTATTTACCCCGTCAGTTTTGATTTACCCGGATCGGATAGATGAAAACATTCGCCGGATGATAAAAATTGCCGGCGATGTTTCGCGCCTACGGCCTCATGTAAAAACACATAAGATGGCCGAGGTCGTCCAGCTTCAGGTGCAGCAGAAGATCACCAAATTTAAATGTGCCACACTCACCGAAATGGAAATGACTGCCGCCAACGGCGGAACAGATATTTTACTGGCTTACCCTCTTCTTGGGCCCGATATCAAAAAGTATTTCAGTATTGTAACTAAATTTCCCCAGGTAAAATTTTCTGTACTTGTTGATCATAAACAAACAGCTGCCGATTTAACGGAAGAAGCAAAAAAACAACAACAGAAGGTAAATGTTTTTATCGATATCGATAATGGCATGCATCGCACCGGAATTGAACCGGAGCCCGCCTTTCAGCTTGCACAAACAATCTCAAAAAAGCCTTGGTTAGAATTAACCGGATTACATATTTACGACGGGCACATTCATGTTTCGGATTTAAAAACGCGAGAGACAAAATGTGAAAATGATTTTAAGTCAGTAGACGAACTGATTCAAAAACTAAAAAATACAGGAATTGAAATGGGTGAACTCGCCTGTGGTGGAACATTTACTTTTCCCATTCATGCGAAATATAAAAACCGGACACTTTGCCCGGGAACACCAATTTTGTGGGACGCTGGCTATAAAAAGAACATACCCGATCTTGATTTTTTAAACGCAGCTGTTCTTGCCGGCCGCGTAATCAGTAAACCTTACGGAAAGGTTTGTTTTGACCTGGGGCACAAAGCCATGGCATCGGAAATGCCGCATCCGCGATTGGAATTTATGGATCTTCTGGTGAACGGTGTCGAAAACCAAAGTGAAGAACATCTGGTTCTTTCAACTCCAAATACTGAAAAGCTAAATCCCGGTGATTTTATTTATGCCATCCCCATCCATATTTGCCCCACCATTGCATTGCACGAACAGGTTTATGTAGTTGAAAACCGGAAGGCAGTGAAAACATGGGACGTTATTGCCCGAAAAAGAACTTTTAATTTTTAA
- a CDS encoding endonuclease domain-containing protein — translation MSINNTPKSRARKLRREMTEEEKILWQKLRGRKFLGLKFLRQHPIIYDRINNVPKYFIPDFYCAEKKLIIEVDGKIHDFQKERNTIREEILNGAGMSILRFKNEEINNDLYGVLRRIKDFTWDNSP, via the coding sequence ATGAGTATTAATAACACACCAAAAAGCAGAGCCAGAAAATTGCGCAGAGAAATGACTGAAGAAGAAAAGATTCTTTGGCAAAAATTGAGAGGGAGAAAATTTCTTGGATTAAAATTTTTGAGACAACACCCGATCATTTATGACAGGATAAACAATGTCCCTAAATATTTTATCCCGGATTTTTATTGTGCGGAAAAGAAGCTAATTATTGAAGTAGATGGGAAAATTCATGATTTTCAGAAAGAGAGAAATACAATTCGGGAAGAAATACTAAACGGAGCGGGAATGAGTATTTTGCGATTCAAGAATGAAGAGATCAATAACGATCTGTATGGTGTGCTGAGGAGAATTAAAGATTTTACATGGGATAACTCACCCTGA
- a CDS encoding endonuclease domain-containing protein, with product MSNHYTPKERARKLRREMTEEEKILWQKLRRRKFFGLKFLRQHPIIYDRKNNVPKYFIPDFYCAEKKLIIEVDGRIYDFQKKRDTIREEILNGAGLQHILRFKNEEINSDLYGVLRKIKKFIWENSP from the coding sequence ATGAGTAATCATTACACACCTAAAGAAAGAGCAAGAAAGCTTCGCAGAGAAATGACTGAAGAAGAAAAGATTCTTTGGCAAAAATTAAGGAGAAGAAAATTTTTTGGATTAAAGTTTTTAAGACAACATCCGATCATTTATGACAGGAAAAACAATGTCCCTAAATATTTTATCCCGGATTTCTATTGTGCAGAAAAAAAGTTAATTATTGAAGTAGATGGAAGAATTTATGATTTTCAGAAAAAGAGAGATACAATTCGAGAAGAAATACTAAACGGAGCAGGATTGCAGCATATTTTGCGATTCAAGAATGAAGAGATCAATAGCGACTTGTACGGTGTGCTGAGGAAAATTAAAAAATTTATATGGGAAAACTCACCCTGA
- a CDS encoding RidA family protein: MNTIEEKIKTLGLELPPAPPLGGIYHPVVIAGNQLYISGQGPLQSDGTLIKGKVGKDLTLEEGQLAARQVGLTMLATIKAQIGDLGKIKRLIKTLGMVNCYPEFEQHPQTINGFSQLMVDVFGEENGKGARSAVGMSLPGNIAVEVECIFELKED; encoded by the coding sequence ATGAACACAATCGAAGAAAAAATCAAAACATTGGGACTCGAATTGCCACCGGCTCCGCCACTCGGTGGAATTTATCATCCGGTAGTAATTGCCGGCAATCAGTTGTACATTTCTGGCCAGGGGCCTTTACAAAGCGACGGAACATTAATCAAAGGGAAAGTAGGAAAAGACCTTACTTTGGAAGAAGGACAGTTGGCTGCACGGCAGGTGGGGCTTACCATGCTGGCCACCATCAAAGCACAAATCGGTGATCTGGGAAAAATAAAACGCCTGATAAAAACTTTGGGAATGGTAAACTGCTACCCAGAATTTGAACAACATCCGCAGACAATTAATGGGTTTAGCCAGTTGATGGTTGATGTTTTTGGCGAGGAAAACGGGAAAGGTGCACGCAGTGCTGTTGGAATGTCATTGCCCGGAAATATTGCTGTAGAAGTGGAGTGTATTTTTGAATTGAAAGAAGATTAA
- a CDS encoding gluconate:H+ symporter — protein sequence MMPLVIVFTGVVFLLILITVARINAFISFTLVCIYVGLMMGLPLETTVEAIKKGMGDTLGLLVLILGFGSMLGKLVADSGAAQKITQTLVATFGLKKIHWALMLTGFIVGIPMFYSVGFVILVPIVFTVAASTGLPLIFVGLPMLASLSVTHGYLPPHPAPTAIAGMFEADMGKTMLYGLLVAIPAIIVAGPVLSPRFKNIKATPLKEFTGQTILEESKLPSTFTSIITALMPVILIGLSSLAAPFINPDTAIYPFVMGIGDPVIAMLLSVLFAIYALAIRRGKKMKTVMDDMVQAISSIAMILLILAGAGGLKEVLVASGISDYLGELLSQSGMSPLILAWLIAAVIRVSVGSATVAGMTAAGIVLPLVSNPGVSPELMVLAIGSGSLMLSHVNDGGFWLFKEYFNISVKETFLTWTVMETTISIVGLLVILVINNFV from the coding sequence ATGATGCCTTTAGTTATCGTTTTCACCGGAGTAGTATTTCTTCTTATTCTTATTACCGTTGCCCGAATCAATGCGTTTATTTCATTCACACTGGTTTGCATTTATGTTGGTTTGATGATGGGTCTTCCGCTTGAAACGACAGTTGAAGCAATCAAAAAAGGGATGGGTGACACTTTGGGTTTGCTTGTTTTGATCCTTGGCTTTGGTTCTATGCTGGGGAAACTGGTTGCCGACAGCGGAGCTGCACAAAAAATAACCCAAACGCTGGTTGCCACCTTTGGCCTGAAAAAAATTCACTGGGCATTGATGTTAACAGGATTTATAGTTGGAATTCCCATGTTTTACTCCGTTGGCTTTGTTATTCTTGTACCCATTGTTTTTACGGTGGCTGCTTCAACCGGATTGCCTTTGATTTTTGTTGGCTTACCCATGCTGGCCTCTTTATCGGTTACCCATGGTTATTTGCCGCCACACCCTGCTCCTACCGCTATCGCCGGGATGTTTGAAGCCGATATGGGAAAGACCATGTTGTATGGTTTATTAGTTGCAATACCCGCGATTATTGTTGCCGGGCCCGTTCTTTCACCTCGCTTTAAAAATATAAAAGCAACTCCGCTTAAAGAATTTACCGGGCAGACTATTTTGGAAGAAAGCAAATTACCGTCAACGTTTACAAGTATAATAACAGCATTGATGCCGGTTATCTTAATCGGACTTTCATCCCTTGCTGCACCTTTCATAAATCCGGATACAGCAATTTATCCGTTTGTAATGGGCATTGGCGATCCTGTAATTGCTATGTTGCTCTCGGTTTTGTTTGCGATTTATGCACTGGCAATACGAAGAGGCAAAAAAATGAAAACGGTGATGGATGATATGGTTCAGGCCATTTCGAGCATTGCCATGATTTTGCTGATTCTGGCAGGTGCAGGCGGATTAAAAGAAGTACTGGTAGCAAGCGGAATCAGTGATTACCTGGGCGAACTGTTAAGCCAATCGGGAATGTCGCCCTTAATTTTAGCCTGGTTGATAGCCGCAGTCATCCGGGTTTCGGTGGGATCTGCAACAGTTGCAGGAATGACAGCAGCCGGAATTGTTTTGCCACTGGTTTCCAATCCCGGCGTTTCTCCTGAACTGATGGTACTGGCAATCGGCTCGGGAAGCCTGATGCTTTCGCATGTAAACGATGGTGGATTTTGGTTGTTTAAAGAATATTTCAACATTTCTGTAAAAGAAACCTTTTTAACCTGGACCGTCATGGAAACCACCATTTCAATTGTTGGATTGCTTGTAATTTTGGTAATAAATAATTTTGTATAA
- a CDS encoding NupC/NupG family nucleoside CNT transporter — protein MKHLIALLVILAGFLFVQPTFAQNANSEDNQTEQVSPQQDKTDTSVLLLSKEREKPFSITTIFRGLLGMTVLIFLGWLFSTSRRNIPWRTVFIGLLIQVLLAIGVLYVPFIRIIFEFLGKIFVKILDFTKEGSTFLLGDLMDADTYGYIFLFQVLPTIIFFSALTSLLFYWGIIQKVVYGLAWVFTKALKISGAEALSVAGNIFLGQTESPLMIKAYLEKMNKSEILLVMTGGMATLAGGVLAAYIALLGGDDPMLRLEFAKHLLTASVMAAPAAIIFSKMLVPPTDAINKEIEVSRDKIGSNVLDAITNGTSEGVKLAVNVAAMLLAFIAFIAMFNFIVGKVGEWTSLNEVIARGTNGRYDGLSLQFILGYTFAPLMWLIGVCPEDIITVGRLLGEKLILTEFIGYISLADLKATGVFTETKSVIMATYILCGFANFSSIGIQIGGIGALAPGRRVLLSKYGIPALLAGTLASLMSATIIGMILG, from the coding sequence ATGAAACACCTTATAGCATTGCTGGTAATTCTTGCCGGCTTTTTATTTGTTCAGCCCACTTTTGCACAAAACGCCAATTCAGAAGACAATCAAACAGAACAGGTTTCTCCCCAGCAAGATAAAACCGACACTTCGGTTCTTTTACTTTCAAAAGAACGAGAAAAACCTTTTTCAATAACTACTATTTTCAGAGGACTGCTCGGAATGACAGTACTTATATTTTTAGGTTGGTTGTTCAGCACCAGTCGTCGGAATATTCCATGGCGTACCGTCTTTATCGGTTTACTGATTCAGGTCTTGCTGGCAATCGGAGTTTTATACGTTCCTTTTATTCGGATAATTTTTGAATTTCTGGGAAAAATATTTGTCAAAATTCTTGATTTCACAAAAGAAGGAAGTACTTTTTTATTGGGCGATTTAATGGATGCCGACACGTATGGATATATATTTTTATTTCAGGTATTGCCTACCATTATTTTCTTTTCTGCGCTGACCAGCCTTCTGTTTTATTGGGGAATTATTCAGAAAGTAGTTTACGGGTTGGCATGGGTGTTTACAAAAGCCCTCAAAATTTCAGGCGCTGAGGCGCTTTCAGTTGCCGGCAATATTTTTCTCGGCCAAACAGAGTCGCCACTGATGATCAAAGCCTATCTTGAAAAAATGAACAAATCAGAAATTTTGCTCGTGATGACCGGTGGAATGGCTACTTTAGCGGGTGGGGTTTTGGCTGCATACATCGCGCTGCTTGGCGGAGACGACCCGATGTTACGACTTGAGTTTGCCAAACACCTCTTAACGGCCTCAGTTATGGCGGCGCCGGCAGCTATTATCTTTTCAAAAATGCTTGTTCCTCCTACCGATGCAATAAACAAAGAAATTGAGGTAAGCCGGGATAAAATTGGCAGTAATGTGTTGGATGCGATTACAAACGGGACCAGTGAAGGTGTAAAACTGGCTGTTAATGTTGCTGCAATGTTGCTGGCTTTTATTGCCTTTATTGCGATGTTTAATTTTATTGTAGGCAAAGTTGGTGAATGGACATCTTTAAACGAGGTTATCGCGCGTGGAACAAATGGCCGTTATGATGGTCTTTCGCTACAATTTATTCTTGGGTATACTTTTGCCCCGCTTATGTGGCTGATTGGTGTTTGCCCCGAAGACATAATCACTGTTGGCCGTCTTCTCGGTGAAAAACTGATTCTTACCGAGTTTATTGGCTACATCAGTTTAGCCGATTTAAAAGCTACCGGCGTATTTACCGAAACCAAGTCGGTAATAATGGCCACGTACATCTTGTGTGGTTTTGCAAATTTTTCTTCCATTGGAATTCAAATCGGCGGAATTGGTGCCTTGGCTCCTGGCCGGCGCGTACTGCTTTCAAAATATGGGATTCCTGCACTGCTGGCCGGAACACTGGCTTCTTTAATGAGTGCAACAATTATTGGGATGATACTGGGTTAA
- a CDS encoding bifunctional nuclease family protein gives MIVIFAFTVKKAYYTNMQKIRLNILGLSVSQTQSGAYALVLAEENGERRIPIIIGPVEAQAIAIQLEGLKPPRPLTHDLIKNMALAFNIALLEVTIYKLEEGIFYSELLCEMDGKEIKIDSRTSDAVALALRFRCPIYSSEDILKKAGIVLEIDDENSPVRSYADEDEQEESESSTYAQYSLNELNEMLNEAVKNEDYEKASVIRDELKKRKK, from the coding sequence ATGATTGTTATATTTGCTTTCACGGTAAAAAAAGCCTATTATACTAATATGCAAAAAATTCGTTTGAACATTCTGGGGCTTTCAGTAAGTCAAACACAATCAGGAGCTTACGCATTGGTTCTGGCGGAAGAAAATGGAGAAAGAAGAATTCCAATCATTATCGGCCCGGTTGAAGCCCAGGCAATTGCAATTCAATTGGAAGGATTAAAACCTCCACGTCCGCTAACACACGATCTGATAAAAAATATGGCACTGGCTTTTAACATTGCATTGCTGGAAGTAACCATTTATAAACTGGAAGAAGGCATTTTTTATTCAGAGTTGTTATGCGAAATGGATGGGAAAGAGATAAAAATTGACTCCAGAACGTCTGATGCGGTAGCGCTTGCCCTTCGTTTCAGATGCCCAATCTACTCATCGGAAGATATTTTGAAAAAAGCGGGAATTGTTCTTGAAATCGATGATGAAAATTCGCCCGTAAGAAGCTATGCCGATGAAGATGAGCAGGAAGAATCAGAGTCGTCAACCTATGCCCAATATTCGTTAAACGAATTGAATGAGATGCTCAACGAAGCGGTAAAAAATGAAGATTATGAAAAAGCCTCTGTTATTCGGGATGAGTTAAAGAAAAGAAAAAAATAA
- a CDS encoding RNA polymerase sigma factor has product MKEQKPNKKTFSELIEKNQGLIHKITLVYVDNPADREDLFQEICLQLWKSYPNFRGKSKFSTWMYRVALNTAISNIRKMKSSIAFESIKEYKQIPADFAEDNEDVLQLYRAIGQLNRIDKAIILLWLEEKSYDEIASITGLTKSNVSVKLMRIKKKLEEIVNQTVKQES; this is encoded by the coding sequence ATGAAAGAACAAAAACCAAATAAAAAGACTTTTAGTGAGCTGATTGAAAAGAATCAGGGACTTATTCATAAAATTACATTGGTATATGTCGATAACCCAGCCGACCGGGAGGATTTGTTTCAGGAAATTTGTTTGCAACTCTGGAAGTCATACCCAAACTTTAGGGGGAAATCGAAGTTTAGTACCTGGATGTACCGTGTAGCTTTAAACACAGCGATTAGTAATATCCGGAAAATGAAAAGCAGCATTGCTTTTGAATCTATTAAAGAATATAAACAAATTCCGGCTGATTTTGCAGAAGACAATGAAGATGTTCTTCAATTGTATCGGGCAATCGGGCAATTGAACCGGATTGACAAAGCCATCATTTTACTCTGGCTGGAAGAAAAAAGCTACGATGAAATTGCATCGATTACCGGGCTTACAAAATCGAATGTAAGTGTGAAACTGATGCGAATTAAGAAAAAACTGGAAGAAATAGTAAATCAAACGGTAAAGC